The following proteins come from a genomic window of Triticum aestivum cultivar Chinese Spring chromosome 6A, IWGSC CS RefSeq v2.1, whole genome shotgun sequence:
- the LOC123128313 gene encoding uncharacterized protein, giving the protein MALEWVVLGYAAGAEAIMLLLLTLPGLDALRRGMISVVRSALKPMMSVVPFCLFLLMDIYWKYEMRPTCDDEHACTPSEHLRHQKSIMKSQRNALLIAAALLLYWILFSVTSLVVKLDHLQQRVDKLKKRDD; this is encoded by the coding sequence ATGGCGCTGGAGTGGGTGGTGCTGGGGTACGCGGCGGGCGCGGAGGccatcatgctgctgctgctgaccctcCCGGGCCTCGACGCGCTCCGGCGCGGGATGATCTCCGTGGTGCGGAGCGCGCTCAAGCCCATGATGTCGGTGGTGCccttctgcctcttcctgctcatGGACATCTACTGGAAGTACGAGATGCGGCCCACCTGCGACGACGAGCACGCCTGCACCCCCTCCGAGCACCTCCGCCACCAGAAGTCCATCATGAAGTCCCAGCGCAACGCCCTCCTCAtcgccgccgcgctgctcctcTACTGGATCCTCTTCTCCGTCACCTCCCTCGTCGTCAAGCTCGACCACCTCCAGCAGCGCGTCGACAAGCTCAAGAAGCGCGACGACTGA